Proteins encoded in a region of the Bactrocera tryoni isolate S06 chromosome 4, CSIRO_BtryS06_freeze2, whole genome shotgun sequence genome:
- the LOC120774896 gene encoding uncharacterized protein LOC120774896 translates to MRKRELQSIPLKLGELKEYDNIRNERAAARNQGPHDDSQTTEQPSPIANVGPKTKKEIQSRLNATT, encoded by the coding sequence ATGCGAAAGCGTGAGTTGCAAAGCATTCCTCTAAAGTTGGGGGAATTAAAAGAGTATGATAATATACGGAATGAGCGCGCTGCTGCCAGGAACCAGGGGCCACACGATGATAGTCAAACTACGGAGCAGCCATCGCCGATTGCCAATGTCGGACCAAAAACTAAGAAGGAAATCCAATCTCGATTGAATGCTACTACTTAA
- the LOC120775097 gene encoding BTB/POZ domain-containing protein 9 has translation MSSQSQYKLLSLTKTRSDDVKLTERFSEQMAQLCMNDDYSDVTFIVENQRLPAHRVILAARSEYFRALLFGGLCESRQSEIEMQIPVEAFKALLKYIYSGHMPLAQMDEDNILDTLGLANQYGFSELEHAISQYLRQYLALNNVCAILDAARLYNLDKLTEVCLTFMDRNAALILQHESFKALSMESLKEILRRDSFFAPEVDIFLAVWEWCKNHTNINIDSVVSFVRLPLMKLEDLLQTVRPSGILDADKLLDAIQEQTTSKYLPYRAALWPEENVATAKFHSRTILGECRAALLDGDFISYDMEKGYTRHCIGDNIEGGITVELGTICIINHIKLLLWDRDNRSYSYYIEVSANSTNWDRVIDYSQYYCRSWQFLYFSARPVRYIKLVGTHNTVNKVFHVVGLEAMYTASLPKVINGIVAPTANVARTDVSAIVVDGVSRTRNALLNGDYVNYDWDSGYTCHQLGSGEIVVRLGQPYIIGSMRLLLWDCDDRTYSFYIETSVNQKDWHMIVDKRNEQVRSWQNFSFTPRPIVFIRIVGTRNTANEIFHCVHLECPSQDPNFLQLEKEKEQELRANSKITDGAAAGDDSNDVTAGASNAASNGGVDGVCSNQPSNNEPLPDDVLIGLDNISVDGN, from the exons ATGAGCAGCCAGAGTCAATATAAATTGCTATCTTTGACAAAGACACGGAGCGACGATGTAAAATTAACAG AACGTTTCTCGGAGCAGATGGCGCAACTTTGTATGAACGACGACTACTCTGATGTGACTTTTATAGTAGAAAATCAACGTTTACCAGCTCATCGAGTCATTTTGGCAGCACGTAGTGAATATTTTCGTGCGTTACTATTTGGCGGACTTTGTGAGTCCAGACAGAGCgaaattgaaatgcaaattcCCGTTGAAGCCTTCAAGGCTttgctaaaatatatttactctGGCCATATGCCACTCGCACAGATGGATGAAGACAATATACTGGACACATTAGGTTTGGCTAATCAATATGGTTTCAGCGAATTGGAGCATGCCATTTCACAATATCTGCGACAATATTTGGCGCTTAATAATGTTTGTGCAATTTTGGACGCAGCGCGTTTGTACAATTTAGATAAGTTGACTGAGGTGTGTTTAACGTTCATGGATCGCAATGCCGCACTAATATTGCAACATGAATCCTTCAAAGCGCTATCAATG GAATCACTAAAAGAGATATTACGCCGAGATTCGTTTTTTGCCCCAGAAGTGGACATATTTTTGGCCGTTTGGGAATGGTGTAAAAACCACACAAATATCAATATTGAC TCTGTAGTTTCGTTCGTCCGCTTGCCGCTAATGAAACTTGAAGATTTGTTGCAAACCGTGCGTCCATCTGGCATTTTGGATGCCGACAAATTATTAGACGCTATACAAGAGCAaacaacttcaaaatatttaccatatCGTGCCGCTCTGTGGCCTGAAGAAAATGTAGCAACAGCGAAGTTTCACTCCAGAACCATACTGGGTGAATGCCGTGCGGCTTTGTTGGACGGTGATTTCATTTCATATGATATGGAAAAAGGTTACACACGCCATTGCATTGGTGACAATATTGAAGGTGGCATTACTGTCGAATTGGGCACAATATGCATAATCAATCATATCAAGCTGCTGCTTTGGGATCGGGACAATCGCTCGTATTCATATTACATAGAAGTGTCGGCAAACTCTACCAATTGGGATCGCGTCATAGATTACTCACAGTATTATTGTCGGTCATggcaatttttgtatttttccgcACGTCCGGTACGCTACATCAAACTCGTGGGCACACACAATACCGTCAATAAA GTATTCCATGTAGTTGGACTCGAAGCCATGTATACTGCGTCCTTACCAAAAGTAATTAATGGCATTGTGGCGCCCACTGCAAATGTTGCTCGTACTGATGTGAGTGCTATTGTTGTGGATGGTGTGAGCCGTACGCGTAATGCGCTCTTGAATGGTGATTATGTGAACTACGACTGGGATTCCGGTTATACATGCCATCAGCTGGGCAGTGGCGAGATtgtggttaggttag GGCAGCCTTACATTATTGGCTCAATGCGCCTCTTGCTATGGGATTGTGACGATCGCACGTATAGTTTTTACATTGAAACTTCAGTGAATCAAAAAGATTGGCACATGATCGTCGATAAGCGTAATGAACAAGTGCGTTCCTGGCAAAATTTCTCATTCACACCGCGTCCCATCGTATTTATACGTATTGTGGGCACACGCAACACCGCAAATGAG ATTTTTCACTGCGTGCACTTGGAGTGTCCCTCACAGGACCCGAACTTTTTGCAATTGGAAAAGGAGAAGGAACAGGAACTGCGTGCTAATAGCAAAATCACAGACGGTGCAGCGGCAGGCGATGACAGCAATGACGTCACAGCTGGTGCGAGTAATGCAGCAAGCAATGGTGGTGTTGATGGCGTGTGCTCAAACCAGCCAAGCAACAATGAACCCTTACCAGATGATGTACTTATTGGGCTGGACAATATTTCGGTGGATGGTAATTAG